From the genome of Ascaphus truei isolate aAscTru1 chromosome 15, aAscTru1.hap1, whole genome shotgun sequence:
GATTGGTTGTATATATTGTAGGTGATATTACTGCTAACATAAGGCAGTGTGGCCACTGGAATTTTTTTTGCACCATAGTTGCTATATGTGGCTCAAACAATATTAACCCCGCATAGGGGTGGTCCTACCTTTTGCAGCAGGGGATTCCTATAATACACCCCATCTATATCCTTGTACATTTTAGACTGATGCTAGGATGTACTTGGCAACAGAGGAACAATATAGCTCCATTTGGATACACTCTCCTAGTCCTGGGATTCACTATTTTGTAGTGTTACATATTACACTGTgagcaacattgtatccttctgcCGCTGCAGAGACACAGTACCCAAGGCTGCGCTTAAAGTGGTTTTGTACCTTAGCCGCTATACGCGGTTTCAGCATTTATTAACCCCTCTAGCGGTGTTTTCGTCTCAGTTACAGGGGAACCTTATAAGACACATTATCCACTCCCTAATGCTACGGCCCCAGTGTCCGCTGCCGCACGTGCGACTGGCGGCGCGTGTGGACGTGTGAAAGCTGCCATCTCGGTTTGCGGTTGAGCTGCAGGAGATCgcgatgggggggggaagggcgtgGTGGGGGGCACGCCCATGACATCACGCGGTCGGTtcgacctcattggctgaaccaccgccgtGACCTGGCCAGCCCTCCATCGCCACTAggaaagacaaaaatcttgtctttacaAAATGTGGTCACGCATCGCGATCTCTCCATGCGCACGCAGGCAGCTGCTGGGCCCGGCAACCATAGAGGGGCAGATGTTCTTCCTGTCATGCACGCAGCAGCAAACACTGGGGGACAAGGCCTAACTCATTTGACCAGCCCCCTCACCACCATATTTTTATgcttcactgtatatatatatatatatatatatatatatatatatatatatatatatatcacatctaTTTTACGTATGTTGTTGTTTATAATAAAGGtacatttattttctttcttttttctctgtCCGCTATGGCTTTATGAGGgaatatttataccctaaaatttTCCCAGCTCCCATTTACCTCATGAGTGCACACTATTAGGGATTCTTTCTGGTTGATTTCCTTATCTACCTTCTATGTACGGAACTCGGGACTTCCCATGCATTGGGGCTGGAAGGTAAAGCACGTTGAGGTGCTACAATCCCTCTTGATTTCGATATAGAGAtgctgatccccccccccctccttcccctctctctgcttccacaaCAGAAACATGGTGTCAGTGAGTTTGCAAGGCTGCTCCTTTCCAATCAGGTGAACATCAGCTAGCAGCACAAAGAAAAACAGGTTTCCTGGGTATGTCATGTGTGAGACAGACTTGGGCCAGCTCCGGGACCCTTAGCCAGGATACCACCATGTAACCCCACTTACACCAACATATCTAGTACACAGTGTGGACCCTAAATGTACCCCCACCAATATGCTCAATATCTGCCCGCTGTGATATTGGTGTTGCAGAATACTAgacgtacagtatatatttgcgCCCTGGACTACACTATGCAAAACAGAATCTCTGTGAATCAATCTCTGGCTCAGATAGATTACAGCCGCATGTTTGGTACCTGAGAACATGCTGGAGAGGCTTTCCTGGCTTCACGTTCAGATTACTAACACATTAACCCATTACGCTGACAACTGGCCTGCGCAACATATTGCAAAGCCTCGTGCTCTGCATGCTGCGGGAAGGGTTAAACAAAAGGAACGTTACCCTGACATTTATAATCAATTTAAAGCTGTACGTTTAAAAATGAATTGCATAAACGGCTCAGAAGCCAAGAAAAATGAAATCCATTTATCATTGTCAAGATCACTGAGGCAGAAGAGATGTGTCTTACTTAGTGCACTGTCCTATCTAGCAAACCACAGTCTGTAaatcaggatatatatatatataatcagtccAGAAAACCAGGCACTCACATATGTGTAGATACAAGTGGTAATGGGGTTCAAACCGTCCAAGTGTCAGCCAGGCCGCACATCTGATAGAAgtaaacaggacaggcactccaaaatCCAAAAGGTAAAATGTATTCCTCAACATTTCGGCTCCCAACATAGCCACAgcctttacagcagtaacacacaggACATAAAAGCAATAAGCGATTCATGCATAAgggtaacattaggaaaaggagctcccgccccaaagagcttgcaatctaagcggtaagtagggagaacgtacagagatagtaggagggtgtTTCAGTAATGGTGTCTGCAAGGGGTCTTGGTAAATGCATAGCATCAGTCACCCAAATGCTTCATTATAGAGGTCAGAGTTAGAAGTCTAAAGTAAACCATCTGTTCTCACATTCAGAGAGGTTTATTAGCTTGTTGTACTATTATTTATAATAGTTGctattatataataatatgttGCTATTAATGctattatataataatatgttGCTAATAATGctattatataataatatgttGCTATTAATGCTATTATATAATATGTGGCTATTAATGctattatataataatatgatGCTATTAATGCAACATTCAGCCAATCAGGGACAGTGAGATGGGAAAGCAGAACAGGAGAGTTCTGACGTGTCAAAtctgtaacattgtatcactCAGCATCTCACTGTCTCCGTGCCATTGGTCTGAACTGCACACGTGATCACTAGGGAGGGGGTGGAGCACGGCTTGTGGTGTTGGGTCTCCATGGCAACCTTTGTCAATCAGGGACATGGCAGCCTGAGAGGAGACGAGCACAGGGGTGagacgtgagagagaggggagaagggaaccGGGCAAAGAGGGGGCAGGGAAGTAGGGAAAGGTGAGGGCtgcagagggagaaggaagagagcAACCTTCTGCAAGTCATGGCCGGTGTTACTGGGGCAATGGTCTGCAGGTGTAAGTGTTACTGGGGCAATGGTCTGCAGGTGTAAGTGTTACTGGGGCAATGGTCTGCAGGTGTAAGTGTTACTGGGGCAATGGTCTGCAGGTGTAAGTGTTACTGGGGCAATGGTCTGCAGGTGTTACTGGGGCAATGGTCTGAAGTGgagatgttactggggcaatggTCTGCAGTGgagatgttactggggcaatggTCTGCAGGTGTTACTGGGGCAATGGTCTGCAGTGgagatgttactggggcaatggTCTGCAGTGgagatgttactggggcaatggTCTGCAGGTGTAAGTGTTACTGGGGCAATGGTCTGCAGTGgagatgttactggggcaatggTCTGCAGTGgagatgttactggggcaatggTCTGCAGGTGCAAGTGTTACTGGGGCAATGGTCTGCAGCAGTAGCCGTTACTGGGGCAATGGTCTGCAGGAGTAGCCGTTACTGGGGCAATGGTCTGCAGGTGTAGGCGTTACTGGGGCAATGGTCTGCAGGTGTatatttgtcttttcaaaaaaTCTGCCGCACGGTCGCTCTTAATCACTCTCGCGGTCGCGTGCACTATGAGCCGCCcctgggtgggtttactggctatgcatcttaacccaggctgtgctcaaagctgtgaaatacagcaagcttaagcttataggggaccatgttaaatggttttgacgcaaaaagtgtcactgtgtgctcatttgcatgttatttcccagaatcccttgctgcagtggaagtgctgggtgataatggtgaaaggcagggttgcagacctgtctaagacatgtaaatgagcatacagtaatatttccatttgagatatatatatatatatctatatttattttatttttctataatAACTAAAATTAGATCAAAGATGCTTAAAGCCAAAATCTGCATCTTTGCAGAAAACAGGTGGTTTATTGGGCATAATTGATGCAATTATCATTCTTGCATAATTTAAAATAGAATCCGATGTCAGAAACACTTtgtctgttctccccccccccccccctcccaccacccaccaCTTTCCTTAGGTACAATTCACGTGTTTATTTATCTTTGCTTCACAAACGCAGTATAAAGCGGTTGCCTCCTCGTGATCTGTGACCACCCCTGTCAGTTATTTACATCGGTTGGGAAGGTTTGCTTGTTATCACTGTCACCCTTCTTTGAATGAAAGCCACTAATAGCAGTCACTAGACCTTGCTGGGGGAACAGCTGTGCTTTCCATATACCAGGTTGGATTAACTTCAAATAAATGgaattgcattttttattttttttcaaacctTAGCCCACTCCCGATTTATATtccaagtatttttttttattcagttaCTATATTTATCCTCACATTCTCCATTAGGAAGCTATTCAAGGGTTCCATCACCCCTGCCTCCAGTTGCATAACTCGGCTCATagctctcgccctctctccttgTTGCTTCTTATTTTTTCTGATACATAGAAATTAGTTTTGGTTCCTCTCTGTTCTCCTTTATGTCAGAGCTACAGTACAGTGCAAGGGCTATGCTGCAGCACCCAAGGTGAGCGTATTTTGGTTCCTATACACTACAGCAATACCCtgaacagggccgccaacagaaatcatggggctcaggacaaatgaaaggagcaggccccctcccctccccccccccccccaacccatagcgcacctaccactgAATTTTTTTTTAGCGCGCAGCTTTTACTtaacctcccaatacatataaaaatacaccccccccccaatacatataaaaatataccccaaatgCCACcagatacatataaaaaaatataccccaacccccccaatacaaataaaaatcagacttaccttgtggatggtctcaggtcaggcgcggtggctgtgggggaggaggggcggtGTGCCGGTGGCTATGGGGGAGGAGTGGCGGTGGCTGCGGGATGGGCGGtgtgccggtggctgcgggggggtggGGCGGTGTGCCGGTggttgtgggggaggaggggcggtGGCTGCGGGATGGGCGGTGTGCCGGTGGCTGTGAAGGGGGGCCGTTGCAACAGGGGGCTGTGGCAGCGGGATGGGCGGTGGgcaggtggcttagggagggttGGTGGTTGTGAAGGGGGGCTGTTGCTACAAGGGGGGCCGTTGCTGCGGGGGCTTAGGGAGGGGCGATGGCTACTACTGGGGGGCACCGGGCACTGCTGCTTGGGGTGTGGTGGCTGCTGGGGCCGGTGGCgatgctgcgaggggggggcagtAGACTGCGGGTGTTggtgttgcagggggggggggggctggtggcaGTGCTGCGGGGCTGGCGGTGCTGCAGGGGGCGGGGTGCACGGTGGCTGCGGAGACCGGTGGCGGTGCTGGCGGTGGGGGTTGCCACCGGCAACTGCACAccagcaactgctgtgacctgccgccGGCCCTGCCCCACCTGTCCCAAGCTGACACGCGCGCatcgggcctccctctcatgccggcatgccagaagcttagcccagctgacttccggcgcgTCCGACAGAGAGATCTAGCACCGGGTGCagcgtttttttttgttttttttaatagcaaCTGGCCCGGCCGCGCATAGGGCCCGGGCGGcagggccccctgactcacggagCCCAGGATGCCAGCACCggctgtccccccccacccccctttttggCGGCCCTGACCTTGAAGCAACACATTACAAGCCCGCTTCAGCCAAACAATTAATTCTTGCACACAAAAAAatagattattttttttctcttattGCAAATCACTTTTAAAGATTTAAATGGGAAGTCACACGTTTTTAGACCAAAATACACTCCATCTCCAGAGCAATGTTCTCCTTGGCCCTGGTGGGTTTTCTAGAAGAGTTAGAAATGAGTCTTACATTACCTAATTTCCCTCCCTTGTTACTGTAACCTCTAATAACTGGACTACCTGCTGAGGAGCAATGTCTTCTGCAATCTTAACACAACTCCACAACTAGGGTCATTTCTCTccgtgccagtctcactccctaTGCTATCTCCCTGTAAAAAatcacatacagctcaaccccattataacgcgatccgttacaacgcgaatccgcttatagcgcgatgtgattctttgggccCCAAGCacggcgttataagggggttgagctgtacttactTTAAGGTTCTCAATTTTCCTCTCTGCTCCACTTGTCTCTACAGACCTGAATCTATGACCTTTACGACTCTACTGTATGTCATCTTCTCCTTTCTAGGCAATAACTTCTGCCGGCCAACCCTCTCTGTTCCTCAGGGCACCAGGGGACACGATGGCAGCAGGTGGAAGCTCTAAGAAGGAAAGGTTTGTTCCGAAAAACTGGAAGACGGTTGCCCAGGGGGACGTGAGAAAGATGGCCCCTCTGCAAAGGGCCAGATATCTAGCCTACGAGCAGCCCAACAAGACGATGGTGGCCTCCCTGCTCGTTACACAGAACCGGCTGAAGGAGCAAGCTCTGCAGACCCTCCAGGAGCCTCCGCAGAGGATGGGGGACCCAGGGCAAGAGAAGGAAAACGTGGTGGTGGGGCAGCTGAAAGCGGCAGAGGCCCGAAACCGCATCCGCCTGATGAGGTTCCGCTTCCAATGCATGCGAGTAAGCTGAAGCCCAGGAATGTGTGCGGGCTCTCGGTACAAGCCTCGGCTTAATGTCCTGGGAAGCTGCTTCTCTATGTCAGGGGCAGACTTTGAGCTCATGCCAAATGAATGGGGTGTAGCAGATTCCCAGTATTATTTAATAAGGGCAGTCATAAACCCAGGATCGCTAAGCTCCGTTAGCCTATTTCACCTAAAACGACGCCCGTTAAACAAAGTAGTCACTGAAGCCAACAACGGGACGTTAACCAGGTTTTACTcccgtaaaaaaaaaacatggccttATTTTTAACAGTCCTAAGTTTAAATGATTGCAATTTGGTTATTACAATGTAAATTAGCAGTCAGTTTTTGGTAATGTCGCTAATCTTACTGGATAAGTATCTCAGTTCCCAGGAGGTACCGGTAGCtcaaattaacgtggttcagcccCCGAGACACCATGCTTCGTACACATATAAAATAAGGGGGGCAAGGATAATGCTGCTTTAAAACtatttggatttttttctttgataaatatggtgcaattcttgtgccccagttttgcagcctgcGGACTTAATATAAAAGTTATTGTTTCCTTGCATAGCACAGATTgtgtacgcagtgctgtacatgGAATGTTTTTGCTGTCACgtgtccctgccccatggagggGTACGGTCTAtttttgttggtgcctgaggcacagggagataaaatgacttgcctaaagtcacaaggagctgacaccgggaattgagacagattcccctgcttcacactcggtgtcattgttttcagagcaAGTGCCCTTACTCATTGAGCCCTTACTCACTGGGCTACTCATTCAGTTTATAACCCCCCTCTATTGCatatcccggtgtcagctccttgtgaccttgggccagttactttatctccctgtgcctcaggcaccaaaaaatagattgtaagctctgcggggcagggctGGCTTACCTGCAAAAAAAATTCCATGTACAGCACTGCGTAGAGTGTCAGCGCAATACAAGAAAATAATGAAATATCGCCTGCAGTAGCATTTCAGCATGCTGCAGGATGTCCGATACGGTTAATAACGTAACATCTAGGCTGGGCGTCTGAGAATAGCAACAGATACAGGGTCTCTGTTATCTGAGGGAGGAATGCGGCTGTGATTGCCAAGCTGCCCCCAGCTACAAATAGTTTGCAAAGCACCTCTCTGCTAAGGGTTAAATAccggagcgggggaggggaggaggggtggctTTCGAAGGGTTAAACCTATTGACTTGCAACCTCCGCCTCCCCCGCAGCAAGAAGCTGGAGCGTTTCCTGCTGTTCCCTCTGAGGAACACATTTCTGGAAAAAGTGCTATTTTTAGAAAGTAAAATAGTGGAGGAAGctttccccccatctcctccctccctccctcctcctccctctgctctgagcATAGTGATGTCAGATCTGCCAGTGACACAGGGTTATACACAGAGAGGAATGCCCAGAGAATCTGCTATTCTTAGACCCGCCCTAGCAATGTATTCCCTGGACTTGCTGCCCACGAGGTGTCTGTGGCTGAGGGATATTTATTTTTCAGAACAATGAACAAGAGTTCTGTTCCTCCCAAATGCGGTTACACCGAGGCCCTTTATTAATTAATTACAGGCCGTGAAGCCGCTCTCCCACGCCGTAAACCAGTCCCGCCTCGTTCAAAAGAACGGCATCAAAATCTTCTCCAACGTCAGAGGAGAGGCTTTACAGCCTCCATGACAAGGCGCAGAATGTGCCGCGTCCGGCACAGAGATGTAGGTAAATTGAGAGGCGCATACTATGATGGGAGCCTTCTATGCCAACATTGGTAACTCCATCAAtggaagaagagggggggggagacaccccACCCATCAATGGAAGAAGAGTGGGGGagacaccccacccccctttcccaatTTCATCCTCGGCTGCCTGTCGTATCCATGTCAGCCCACTTTAGGGTCCACAACTCATAGTAGCAGCTAATGAATAAGACCTCCACCCTCCGCGGTGGTATATTATGCCCTGGTCTTCACATCACGTGGACATGAGCGTCGGTCTCCTTTTCTTTTTAAAAGTAACTCTGTTGTAACTTCAACACTTCCCTGAGCGCCCCTccgtcccaccccccccccattcctcctGCAGTACAGCTTACAGTATGTAGGTTTCTGAACAGGACCCTTTACTAATTTACTACTAAAGGCACTTTTTCCACTAAAGTTAAGTGAGTAGGTGTTGCATTATTACACACACGCCAATTTTTACTAATTGATGTTATTCTTTAAGACACCTGCCTCATTCACTTGCATGGCCAGGTAGGCGTCTTCTGGCACCAGGATGtattttatggaatagcaccatgaCGGCAGATTTGGCAGCTCTTAAATAAAGGTTTATCCCTGCCATTACCCCTGCCTGTCAACAATATGATGTATTTATGCATGTACAGTTTATTGTTTCAGTCCTCTATATTTTATTCTTAAAGTATGTAAAACAGTAATGTGCAGCTCTGTTAAAGAGGgtggacctgcaggggttaactctCTCTTGCAACCAGGGAGAGGTCAACCACCTGCTGAGTGGACTTGTTCTGCAAAAAAttctgcagttctgtctagtgtacAGTTCCCTGGTGTAATTGCCTTAGTCCCCTGTGACAGGCTTTTCtggtggcagaagtgggatcGCTAGGTTCAGCACCGATAATTCTTCCGGGAATATCTGTCTTGAATACGGTCTCAATTTTGAAGATGAAAGAAGTCAGAGTTACAAACGCTCCAGTgcttggaccccccccccccctcccccttaccatTCCCTGCAGTTAAGTCGACCTACAGACAAGACTAAAAGGATGTCGGGAAAGTATCGATCCTGGACCAAGGACCGGATCGCACTCCAATGTGAGGATTTTGGAATAGCCACCGAGAACCGCGACAAGAAACAGTTGGTCACCGACCTGGCGCTCAGTGGTTGGAGCTGAAGTGCTGGGCAGCCCAGAGATGGTTGCCAGCCCTTCCAAACTACGGGAATCGTCCAGCCGCTTGAGTGATGAGGTGGTGGAGACTCCAGCGGTGCTACCCGCAGCGGATA
Proteins encoded in this window:
- the LKAAEAR1 gene encoding protein LKAAEAR1 — translated: MAAGGSSKKERFVPKNWKTVAQGDVRKMAPLQRARYLAYEQPNKTMVASLLVTQNRLKEQALQTLQEPPQRMGDPGQEKENVVVGQLKAAEARNRIRLMRFRFQCMRAQEINHLISCQPTARDAIRLEVLLPPMPDTVDLPDSLDRFQREHIEDLLKDERGLLTNRIP